The Benincasa hispida cultivar B227 chromosome 9, ASM972705v1, whole genome shotgun sequence genome has a segment encoding these proteins:
- the LOC120085892 gene encoding probable WRKY transcription factor 7 isoform X2 yields MLLLNNNMAVDLMVGFGDATTSSSFTPNMEENAAVSAVQEAASAGIQSVHNFLRLMSHTPNHQHSQDDSSTSTIPNGYEAVADSVVSKFKKVISLLERNRTGHARFRRAPVLTTTPPPPPPPKVKPQQQDPSSSSPISVPHIQVKKQESVSAFKVYCPTPSPVVRLPPLPHNNPHQPSHPPNTFQAQQNTSSVVHKNGSVDRKDATTTINFAASPPISAANSYISSLTGDTESLQPSLSSGFQFTHMSQVSSAGKPPLSSSSLKRKCNSMEDSAMKCGSSSGRCHCSKKRKNRIKRVIRVPAVSSKLADIPPDDYSWRKYGQKPIKGSPHPRGYYKCSSLRGCPARKHVERALDDPTMLIVTYENDHNHAHSTETPAALVLESS; encoded by the exons ATGCTCCTTCTCAACAATAACATGGCTGTGGACCTCATGGTGGGTTTTGGGGATGCTACAACTTCTTCAAGTTTCACGCCCAACATGGAAGAAAATGCCGCTGTTTCTGCTGTTCAAGAGGCCGCCTCTGCTGGGATTCAAAGCGTTCACAATTTCCTCCGATTGATGTCCCATACCCCTAATCACCAACACTCCCAAGACGATTCTTCTACTTCCACTATTCCTAATGGATACGAAGCCGTCGCCGATTCCGTCGTTAGTAAATTCAAGAAGGTTATTTCTTTGCTCGAGCGGAACAGAACCGGTCACGCCCGTTTCAGAAGGGCTCCGGTTCTTACTACTACTCCGCCGCCTCCTCCTCCCCCCAAGGTTAAGCCGCAGCAACAAGATCCGAGTTCGTCGTCTCCGATTTCAGTCCCTCACATTCAAGTAAAGAAACAAGAATCAGTGTCTGCTTTTAAGGTTTATTGCCCGACGCCCTCCCCTGTTGTGCGTTTGCCTCCTCTGCCTCACAACAACCCCCATCAGCCTTCACATCCACCCAATACCTTCCAAGCCCAGCAAAATACTTCGTCGGTGGTACACAAAAATGGGTCTGTAGATAGAAAAGATGCGACTACCACTATCAATTTTGCAGCCTCACCCCCGATTTCCGCTGCAAATTCGTATATTTCATCGTTAACCGGAGACACCGAAAGCTTACAGCCATCTCTGTCATCTGGGTTCCAGTTCACCCACATGTCCCAGGTCTCTTCCGCCGGAAAACCCCCTCTTTCATCCTCTTCGCTAAAGAGAAAATGTAATTCCATGGAGGATTCCGCCATGAAGTGTGGCTCATCCTCCGGCCGGTGTCACTGTTCCAAGAAGAG GAAAAACAGAATAAAAAGAGTTATCAGAGTTCCCGCCGTTAGCTCAAAACTAGCCGATATCCCACCAGACGATTACTCCTGGAGAAAGTACGGCCAAAAACCCATCAAAGGCTCTCCTCATCCAAG GGGATATTACAAATGTAGCAGTCTAAGAGGCTGCCCAGCACGGAAACACGTAGAACGTGCCTTAGACGATCCAACAATGCTGATTGTAACTTACGAAAACGATCACAATCACGCCCACTCCACCGAAACACCTGCAGCGCTTGTTCTCGAATCATCATAA
- the LOC120085892 gene encoding probable WRKY transcription factor 7 isoform X1 → MLLLNNNMAVDLMVGFGDATTSSSFTPNMEENAAVSAVQEAASAGIQSVHNFLRLMSHTPNHQHSQDDSSTSTIPNGYEAVADSVVSKFKKVISLLERNRTGHARFRRAPVLTTTPPPPPPPKVKPQQQDPSSSSPISVPHIQVKKQESVSAFKVYCPTPSPVVRLPPLPHNNPHQPSHPPNTFQAQQNTSSVVHKNGSVDRKDATTTINFAASPPISAANSYISSLTGDTESLQPSLSSGFQFTHMSQVSSAGKPPLSSSSLKRKCNSMEDSAMKCGSSSGRCHCSKKSRKNRIKRVIRVPAVSSKLADIPPDDYSWRKYGQKPIKGSPHPRGYYKCSSLRGCPARKHVERALDDPTMLIVTYENDHNHAHSTETPAALVLESS, encoded by the exons ATGCTCCTTCTCAACAATAACATGGCTGTGGACCTCATGGTGGGTTTTGGGGATGCTACAACTTCTTCAAGTTTCACGCCCAACATGGAAGAAAATGCCGCTGTTTCTGCTGTTCAAGAGGCCGCCTCTGCTGGGATTCAAAGCGTTCACAATTTCCTCCGATTGATGTCCCATACCCCTAATCACCAACACTCCCAAGACGATTCTTCTACTTCCACTATTCCTAATGGATACGAAGCCGTCGCCGATTCCGTCGTTAGTAAATTCAAGAAGGTTATTTCTTTGCTCGAGCGGAACAGAACCGGTCACGCCCGTTTCAGAAGGGCTCCGGTTCTTACTACTACTCCGCCGCCTCCTCCTCCCCCCAAGGTTAAGCCGCAGCAACAAGATCCGAGTTCGTCGTCTCCGATTTCAGTCCCTCACATTCAAGTAAAGAAACAAGAATCAGTGTCTGCTTTTAAGGTTTATTGCCCGACGCCCTCCCCTGTTGTGCGTTTGCCTCCTCTGCCTCACAACAACCCCCATCAGCCTTCACATCCACCCAATACCTTCCAAGCCCAGCAAAATACTTCGTCGGTGGTACACAAAAATGGGTCTGTAGATAGAAAAGATGCGACTACCACTATCAATTTTGCAGCCTCACCCCCGATTTCCGCTGCAAATTCGTATATTTCATCGTTAACCGGAGACACCGAAAGCTTACAGCCATCTCTGTCATCTGGGTTCCAGTTCACCCACATGTCCCAGGTCTCTTCCGCCGGAAAACCCCCTCTTTCATCCTCTTCGCTAAAGAGAAAATGTAATTCCATGGAGGATTCCGCCATGAAGTGTGGCTCATCCTCCGGCCGGTGTCACTGTTCCAAGAAGAG CAGGAAAAACAGAATAAAAAGAGTTATCAGAGTTCCCGCCGTTAGCTCAAAACTAGCCGATATCCCACCAGACGATTACTCCTGGAGAAAGTACGGCCAAAAACCCATCAAAGGCTCTCCTCATCCAAG GGGATATTACAAATGTAGCAGTCTAAGAGGCTGCCCAGCACGGAAACACGTAGAACGTGCCTTAGACGATCCAACAATGCTGATTGTAACTTACGAAAACGATCACAATCACGCCCACTCCACCGAAACACCTGCAGCGCTTGTTCTCGAATCATCATAA